The following proteins come from a genomic window of Achromobacter deleyi:
- a CDS encoding FadR/GntR family transcriptional regulator has protein sequence MSDVRDPQLDKLLSAATRPRPELDVLAEVASGLGYVRAERFAERVYESLFYAIATGKIGPGAKLPTELELAALFEVSRPVVRQALDRLREDQLVESVRGSGSYVRAKPDLMGGMPAVDPARRVGHILEGLELRMVIEPECAYLAALRRTDDDLLEMDRMLAGYEAADAAGAIAHHHDYGFHRAIAAATGNQRFVQVLKSLEYDVSHAVNMMRHLVHSEPWKRTRAAIDEHRQIYRLIHEQDAEGARNIMRAHIEKARSRMLNSGSEH, from the coding sequence ATGAGCGACGTGCGCGATCCGCAACTGGACAAGCTGCTGAGCGCGGCCACCCGCCCGCGGCCCGAGCTGGACGTGCTGGCGGAGGTGGCGTCCGGCCTGGGCTACGTGCGCGCCGAGCGCTTCGCCGAACGCGTCTACGAAAGCCTGTTCTACGCCATCGCCACCGGCAAGATCGGGCCGGGCGCCAAGCTGCCCACCGAACTGGAGCTGGCGGCGCTGTTCGAAGTGTCGCGGCCGGTGGTGCGGCAGGCGCTGGACCGGCTGCGCGAAGACCAGCTGGTCGAATCCGTGCGCGGCTCGGGCAGCTACGTGCGCGCCAAGCCCGACCTGATGGGCGGCATGCCGGCGGTCGATCCCGCGCGCCGGGTCGGCCATATCCTGGAAGGTCTGGAACTGCGCATGGTGATCGAGCCGGAATGCGCCTACCTGGCCGCCCTGCGCCGCACCGATGACGACCTGCTGGAGATGGACCGCATGCTGGCCGGCTACGAAGCCGCCGACGCCGCCGGCGCCATCGCCCACCATCATGACTATGGTTTCCACCGCGCCATCGCGGCGGCCACCGGCAACCAGCGCTTCGTGCAGGTGCTCAAATCGCTGGAGTACGACGTCAGCCATGCCGTCAACATGATGCGCCACCTGGTCCACAGCGAACCCTGGAAGCGCACCCGCGCCGCCATCGACGAACACCGCCAGATCTACCGCCTGATCCACGAACAGGACGCCGAGGGCGCCCGCAACATCATGCGCGCCCATATCGAAAAGGCCCGCAGCCGCATGCTCAACAGCGGCTCGGAACATTAA
- a CDS encoding 3-oxoacyl-ACP reductase, protein MPSPCLPLDQQLVIVTGASRGLGAAIARAFLREGARVVINYLNSEAAARELAATAPDRALAVQADVRDAEAVAAMVARASEHFGRPVSTVVNNALPAFQFDGDARPHADTLDWARMNAQLEGSVRAALNTTQAVLPSMRAAGGGRIINVGTNLVQNPVVPYHDYTAAKAALLAFTRTLSHELGADGITVNMVSGGLLRTTDASAATPAAVFDLIAASTPLREVTTPDQFADAVLFFASPWSRAVTGQNLIVDGGLVKG, encoded by the coding sequence ATGCCTAGCCCCTGCCTGCCCCTGGACCAGCAACTCGTCATCGTCACCGGCGCCAGCCGCGGCCTGGGCGCGGCCATCGCCCGCGCCTTCCTGCGCGAAGGCGCGCGGGTCGTCATCAACTATCTGAATAGCGAAGCCGCGGCCCGTGAACTGGCCGCCACCGCGCCGGACCGCGCGCTGGCCGTGCAGGCGGACGTACGCGACGCCGAGGCGGTCGCCGCCATGGTGGCGCGCGCCAGCGAGCATTTCGGCCGGCCGGTCAGCACCGTGGTCAACAACGCCCTGCCCGCCTTCCAGTTCGACGGCGACGCCCGCCCCCACGCCGACACGCTCGACTGGGCGCGCATGAACGCGCAGCTCGAAGGCAGCGTGCGCGCTGCCCTCAACACCACCCAGGCCGTGCTGCCGTCGATGCGCGCGGCCGGCGGTGGCCGCATCATCAACGTCGGCACCAACCTGGTCCAGAACCCGGTGGTGCCGTACCACGACTACACCGCCGCCAAGGCCGCGCTGCTGGCCTTCACCCGCACGCTGTCGCACGAACTGGGCGCCGACGGCATCACCGTCAACATGGTGTCCGGCGGGCTGCTGCGCACCACCGACGCCTCGGCCGCCACGCCCGCCGCGGTGTTCGACCTGATCGCCGCCAGCACGCCGCTGCGCGAGGTGACCACGCCGGACCAGTTCGCCGACGCGGTGCTGTTCTTCGCCAGCCCGTGGTCGCGCGCGGTCACGGGACAGAACCTGATCGTGGATGGCGGGCTGGTGAAGGGGTGA
- a CDS encoding type II toxin-antitoxin system RelE/ParE family toxin, with protein sequence MYHIKPLPEFDAWFDTLADPATRARLLRRLEKAARGLLGDVKPVGEGVSEMREFFGPGWRTYYTEQGDVLIVMLGGGTQATQSRDVKHAKELARALRNDEEDQS encoded by the coding sequence ATGTACCACATAAAGCCGCTGCCAGAGTTCGACGCTTGGTTCGACACCCTGGCAGACCCGGCTACGCGAGCCCGCCTGCTCCGCAGGCTTGAAAAGGCCGCGCGGGGTTTGCTGGGCGATGTGAAACCGGTCGGAGAGGGCGTGAGCGAGATGCGCGAGTTCTTTGGCCCTGGCTGGCGCACGTATTACACCGAGCAGGGCGACGTGCTGATCGTCATGCTGGGCGGCGGCACACAGGCCACACAAAGCCGTGACGTCAAGCACGCCAAGGAATTGGCGCGGGCTCTGAGAAACGACGAGGAAGACCAATCATGA
- a CDS encoding addiction module antidote protein, producing MSKKTIKVSELPTFDPARYLRDDKDIAAYLTQVIEDGDFGELAQALGVAARARGMTQIAETAGIGRESLYKALRAGASPRFDTIAKVCKALGVRLVVQAEHPA from the coding sequence ATGAGCAAGAAGACGATCAAGGTTTCCGAACTGCCCACCTTCGACCCTGCGCGTTACCTGCGCGACGACAAGGACATCGCCGCCTACTTGACGCAGGTGATCGAGGACGGAGACTTCGGTGAGCTTGCCCAGGCGCTGGGAGTTGCCGCGCGCGCTCGCGGCATGACGCAAATTGCCGAGACTGCCGGTATTGGCCGGGAATCCCTGTATAAGGCCCTGCGGGCTGGCGCCAGCCCGCGCTTTGACACCATCGCCAAGGTATGCAAGGCACTGGGCGTACGCCTTGTCGTCCAGGCCGAACATCCGGCCTAG
- the xth gene encoding exodeoxyribonuclease III, producing the protein MKLATWNVNSLNVRLPQVLDWLAANPVDALCIQELKLTDDKFPEAAFKEAGYHAVWAGQKTYNGVAIVSRVPGTSMVRNIPNYEDPQQRVLALTFPSADGDVRVVCAYCPNGQSVGSDKYAYKLEWFEAMRAWLADEIKQYPRLAVLGDYNVAPADEDVHNPEKWEGQVLVSEPERQALRNLVDLGLADSFRLFEQPEKSFSWWDYRQFAFRRNAGLRIDHILLSAPLVKRCTACVIDKEPRRNEQPSDHAPVVATLTFD; encoded by the coding sequence ATGAAACTCGCCACCTGGAACGTCAACTCCCTCAACGTGCGCCTGCCGCAAGTGCTGGACTGGCTGGCCGCCAATCCCGTCGACGCGCTGTGCATCCAGGAACTGAAGCTGACCGACGACAAGTTCCCCGAGGCCGCCTTCAAGGAAGCCGGCTACCACGCGGTCTGGGCCGGCCAGAAGACGTACAACGGCGTCGCCATCGTGTCGCGCGTGCCGGGCACCTCGATGGTCCGCAACATCCCCAACTACGAAGACCCGCAGCAGCGCGTGCTGGCCCTGACCTTCCCCAGCGCCGACGGCGACGTGCGCGTGGTCTGCGCCTATTGCCCCAACGGCCAGTCGGTCGGTTCCGACAAGTACGCCTACAAGCTCGAATGGTTCGAAGCCATGCGCGCCTGGCTGGCCGACGAGATCAAGCAGTATCCGCGCCTGGCGGTGCTGGGCGACTACAACGTCGCGCCCGCCGACGAGGACGTGCACAACCCCGAGAAATGGGAAGGCCAGGTGCTGGTGTCCGAACCCGAACGCCAGGCGCTGCGTAACCTGGTCGACCTGGGCCTGGCCGACTCGTTCCGCCTGTTCGAGCAGCCCGAGAAGTCGTTTTCGTGGTGGGACTACCGCCAGTTCGCCTTCCGCCGCAATGCCGGCCTGCGCATCGACCACATCCTGCTGTCGGCGCCGCTGGTCAAGCGCTGCACCGCCTGCGTCATCGACAAGGAACCGCGCCGCAACGAGCAGCCGTCCGACCATGCGCCGGTGGTGGCCACGCTGACGTTCGATTGA